In Candidatus Limnocylindrales bacterium, a single window of DNA contains:
- a CDS encoding ATP-dependent DNA helicase: protein MDSDHSVFRTRYLLSKSPLTLKAIFGEDGLLARSLPYYEYRPGQIEMSEVIAEGLRQGRHVIVEAGTGVGKTLAYLIPAILSGKKVVISTGTKNLQEQLYLKDIPFLEKHLPVKFKATYMKGRNNYLCLRRFNQFRQQGLLFQEDMKQFQEIIRWAHRTQTGDRAELADLPDNSPLWREIASTTETCLGSKCEYFATKSFTARVKRAAGMADIIIVNHHLFFADLALKAAGRGEAIPPYDAVIFDEAHQLEDIATSYFSVQLSNYGVEELIRDIARELNLAEVEEPEISKTLDALQKRSEQFFTPFVPVHILSQKPAFSETSGFSLRIDHKYRLSPKILPEPSRKILPDLLNTLTLLESLLKGLKKPTEGLRNQADRTAIMKSNLAFIMGLNEPGYVYWCDIRGRWIGLGASPIDISADMRQNVFRNIETVILTSATLSTGGSFQFLKDRLGLEDALERIVPSPFDYEKQAIFYIPPHMPDPREPRFIDAAAREIANIVNKTRGRAFVLFTSYKNLEEVYTRLKPVLKFPLLKQGEASKSALLERFKTSGQAVLFATSSFWQGIDVQGEALSCVIIDKLPFAAPSEPLVEARIDQLKEQGRDPFHEYQIPSAIITLKQGLGRLIRSKKDTGVLSILDTRILTKSYGRIFLQSLPKCRITRNLENFCL from the coding sequence ATGGATTCTGATCACTCTGTATTCCGTACCCGGTACTTATTGAGTAAATCCCCTTTAACCCTTAAAGCTATCTTTGGCGAAGACGGCCTTTTGGCCAGATCTCTGCCCTATTATGAATACCGCCCTGGGCAAATTGAAATGAGTGAGGTGATTGCAGAAGGTCTCCGGCAGGGTCGTCACGTCATTGTGGAGGCCGGAACCGGAGTCGGTAAAACACTGGCCTATCTGATCCCGGCCATTCTCAGTGGAAAGAAGGTGGTGATCTCTACCGGAACCAAGAATCTCCAGGAACAACTTTACTTGAAGGATATTCCTTTTTTAGAAAAGCACCTTCCCGTTAAATTCAAAGCAACCTACATGAAGGGACGGAATAACTACCTCTGTCTCCGGCGGTTTAATCAATTTCGGCAGCAAGGGTTACTGTTTCAAGAAGATATGAAGCAATTCCAGGAAATCATCCGCTGGGCCCATCGTACCCAAACCGGAGACCGGGCTGAATTAGCCGACCTTCCAGATAACTCTCCCCTCTGGCGAGAGATCGCTTCAACCACGGAAACCTGCCTGGGTTCCAAGTGTGAGTATTTTGCCACCAAGTCCTTTACTGCCCGGGTTAAACGAGCAGCCGGGATGGCAGATATTATCATTGTAAATCACCATCTGTTCTTTGCAGACCTGGCCCTTAAAGCGGCCGGACGGGGGGAAGCTATTCCCCCTTATGATGCGGTGATTTTTGACGAAGCCCATCAGCTAGAAGATATCGCAACCAGCTACTTTAGCGTACAGCTCAGTAATTATGGCGTCGAAGAGTTGATCAGGGATATAGCCAGGGAACTTAACCTGGCCGAAGTGGAGGAGCCTGAAATCAGCAAAACCCTAGATGCTTTACAGAAAAGGTCTGAACAGTTTTTTACCCCCTTTGTGCCCGTTCACATTCTATCTCAAAAACCCGCTTTCTCCGAAACCTCTGGCTTTTCCCTGCGTATCGACCATAAATATAGATTAAGTCCAAAGATCCTGCCGGAGCCTTCGAGAAAGATCCTGCCGGATCTTCTCAATACCCTGACACTTCTCGAATCTCTCTTGAAAGGATTAAAAAAGCCAACGGAAGGCCTCCGGAATCAGGCAGATCGAACGGCTATCATGAAAAGCAACCTGGCCTTCATCATGGGTTTAAACGAACCCGGTTACGTTTACTGGTGCGATATTCGAGGTAGATGGATCGGCCTGGGGGCTTCGCCCATTGATATCTCCGCCGATATGCGCCAGAATGTTTTTCGCAATATCGAAACGGTCATTCTCACCTCGGCTACCCTCTCCACAGGGGGAAGTTTTCAATTCTTGAAGGATCGTTTGGGCCTGGAAGATGCCCTTGAACGTATCGTTCCTTCTCCCTTTGACTATGAAAAGCAGGCTATTTTCTATATTCCTCCTCATATGCCGGACCCACGAGAACCTCGATTTATCGATGCAGCTGCCCGAGAGATTGCCAATATCGTTAACAAAACCCGAGGCCGGGCCTTCGTCTTATTTACCAGTTATAAAAATTTGGAAGAGGTTTATACCCGGCTCAAACCGGTCTTAAAATTCCCCCTGCTCAAGCAAGGAGAAGCTAGCAAATCGGCCCTCCTTGAACGTTTTAAAACCAGCGGTCAGGCGGTACTTTTCGCAACCAGTAGTTTCTGGCAAGGAATCGATGTCCAGGGAGAAGCGTTGAGTTGTGTAATCATCGATAAACTCCCCTTTGCAGCCCCTTCAGAACCCCTGGTCGAAGCCCGTATCGATCAACTTAAAGAACAGGGGCGAGATCCCTTCCATGAATATCAGATCCCTTCGGCCATTATCACCCTCAAACAAGGCCTGGGTCGCCTTATCCGGAGTAAAAAAGATACGGGAGTCCTGTCGATTCTGGATACCCGAATTCTGACAAAGTCTTACGGTAGAATATTCCTGCAAAGCCTGCCTAAATGCCGAATTACGAGAAATCTGGAGAACTTTTGTTTATAA